In one Chitinophaga sancti genomic region, the following are encoded:
- a CDS encoding AraC family transcriptional regulator, whose protein sequence is MQHIPIRTNPGFSIRDIKGMDMVQSLHRHDFYYLLILQKGAGTHSIDFTDYTIRDHSIFLLRPGQVHLIHLHPGSTGYLIQFHQSFDPSPLLRNAAQQNHYQLENSAIWCTQILEEFTRQNDKYEEVIKSLLHILFIQLIRTQQTPATNDQLQTLQDLIATNIHQYKQVSDYAALLHLSSYQLNAITKSALGKTCSTLINDHIILEAKRQLLATTNLVNEIAWHLGYEDVSYFIRFFKKHSGYSPEAFRQKFK, encoded by the coding sequence ATGCAACACATTCCCATCAGGACAAATCCAGGCTTCAGCATCCGCGATATTAAGGGTATGGACATGGTTCAATCCCTTCACCGGCATGATTTCTACTATTTACTCATCTTACAGAAAGGCGCAGGCACCCATAGTATTGACTTTACAGATTATACAATCAGGGATCATTCCATTTTTCTGCTTCGCCCCGGCCAGGTGCACCTCATTCACCTACATCCCGGCAGCACGGGTTACCTGATTCAATTTCATCAAAGCTTCGATCCCAGCCCCCTATTGCGCAACGCTGCCCAGCAAAATCATTATCAACTTGAAAATTCAGCTATTTGGTGCACACAAATCCTCGAAGAATTTACCCGTCAAAATGACAAATACGAAGAAGTAATCAAATCATTGCTGCACATATTATTCATCCAGCTCATCCGCACACAACAAACACCTGCTACTAACGACCAACTACAAACGCTGCAGGACCTGATTGCCACTAACATCCATCAATATAAACAAGTCTCCGACTACGCAGCATTATTACATCTATCTTCCTACCAACTCAACGCGATTACAAAATCTGCCCTCGGCAAAACCTGCTCCACACTCATCAATGATCACATCATCCTCGAAGCAAAACGCCAACTCCTCGCCACCACTAATTTAGTCAATGAAATCGCCTGGCACTTAGGCTATGAAGACGTTTCCTACTTTATCCGCTTCTTCAAAAAACACAGCGGTTATTCTCCCGAAGCCTTCCGGCAAAAGTTTAAATAA
- a CDS encoding winged helix-turn-helix transcriptional regulator: MKGCPIQAMLSSDKDCNQKLGVAKDILDLLNGKWKMEVILLLLQYDKRRFKDLQTEIPGGVSAKVLSSVLKDLEEHHIVHRSMDDVTVEYELTAYGRSMREVISNLVELGLAHRKEVIGK, encoded by the coding sequence ATGAAAGGGTGTCCAATACAGGCAATGCTCAGTTCCGACAAGGACTGCAACCAGAAACTGGGAGTCGCAAAAGACATCCTGGACCTGCTCAATGGCAAATGGAAAATGGAAGTGATCCTCCTGCTACTGCAATATGACAAACGCCGTTTTAAGGATTTACAGACCGAAATACCAGGTGGGGTTTCTGCCAAGGTATTATCATCAGTGCTGAAAGATCTGGAAGAACATCATATTGTACATCGCAGTATGGATGATGTCACAGTGGAGTACGAACTGACTGCCTATGGACGGTCAATGCGGGAGGTGATATCGAACCTGGTAGAACTGGGATTAGCACACAGAAAAGAAGTCATTGGGAAATAG
- a CDS encoding GNAT family N-acetyltransferase has protein sequence MTFNIQPTLENDQILLAPLQASDYDALYAVASDPAIWAQHPQNDRWKEEVFREFFDAALRSHGAFKIIDKVTGEIAGSTRYYEYDAGKNTIHIGYTFYATKYWGTGFNKAVKKLMLEYIFQYVDAVGFHVGVNNIRSQIAVSRLGAVKVAQVDMAYAYGPNRQNFVYNLSKNDYLH, from the coding sequence ATGACATTTAATATCCAACCCACCTTAGAAAACGATCAGATCCTCCTTGCTCCTTTGCAGGCAAGTGATTACGATGCTTTATATGCCGTAGCTTCGGACCCCGCTATCTGGGCACAACATCCACAAAACGACCGCTGGAAAGAAGAGGTATTCCGGGAGTTTTTCGATGCCGCTCTCAGAAGCCATGGTGCTTTTAAAATCATAGACAAAGTGACTGGTGAAATTGCTGGCAGCACCCGGTATTATGAATATGATGCAGGTAAAAACACCATTCACATCGGCTATACTTTCTATGCTACTAAATATTGGGGAACCGGGTTTAACAAAGCGGTAAAGAAGCTAATGCTGGAGTATATCTTTCAATATGTAGATGCCGTAGGTTTCCATGTAGGTGTGAATAATATCCGTTCACAGATTGCTGTAAGCCGCTTAGGTGCTGTTAAAGTAGCGCAGGTAGACATGGCCTATGCTTATGGACCGAACAGGCAGAACTTCGTATATAACTTGTCTAAAAATGATTATTTGCATTGA
- a CDS encoding SDR family oxidoreductase encodes MRVFMTGATGFIGSAIVKELLKAGHHPIGLARTEAAAQKLVAAGVEVHRGELEDLESIKSGAAKADAVIHTGFIHDFANFKKSCELDRKVIEALGEVVKGPIVVASGTALIARGTVTTERDQPLVNADVLPRVATEEAVAAVVAGGGNASLVRLTPTVHGDGDQGFIPIVINAAKKGGGAFYIGEGQSRWPAVHRDDAARLFVLAVEQSTPGAIYHAVAEEGITTKELAGVMAKQLNIPLKSISAEEAAAAMGFFGMMWSMDQPSSGKLTKEKLGWQPKEMGLIRDMELNYFK; translated from the coding sequence ATGCGCGTATTTATGACCGGTGCTACGGGCTTTATTGGCTCAGCCATTGTCAAGGAACTATTGAAGGCAGGACATCATCCCATAGGTTTGGCACGTACGGAGGCCGCTGCGCAAAAACTGGTAGCAGCAGGTGTAGAGGTACATAGAGGTGAACTGGAAGACCTGGAAAGCATTAAAAGTGGTGCTGCAAAGGCAGATGCTGTGATACATACAGGGTTTATCCATGACTTTGCCAATTTTAAGAAATCATGTGAGCTGGATAGAAAGGTGATTGAGGCTTTGGGAGAAGTGGTGAAAGGCCCGATCGTAGTTGCCTCAGGAACTGCCCTGATAGCAAGGGGAACTGTAACGACAGAGCGTGATCAGCCATTGGTGAATGCAGATGTATTGCCCCGTGTTGCTACAGAAGAGGCGGTGGCTGCGGTAGTGGCAGGTGGTGGAAATGCTTCCCTGGTAAGATTGACACCTACTGTACATGGGGATGGTGACCAGGGTTTTATTCCTATTGTGATCAATGCGGCCAAAAAGGGTGGTGGAGCATTCTATATTGGTGAAGGGCAGAGCCGGTGGCCGGCAGTACATCGTGATGATGCAGCAAGGTTGTTTGTGCTGGCAGTAGAGCAATCTACTCCGGGGGCTATTTATCATGCGGTAGCAGAGGAAGGCATCACTACGAAGGAGCTGGCGGGTGTGATGGCGAAGCAGCTGAATATTCCTTTAAAGAGTATTAGTGCGGAAGAGGCAGCTGCCGCTATGGGATTCTTTGGAATGATGTGGTCAATGGATCAGCCGAGTTCAGGTAAATTGACAAAGGAAAAACTGGGATGGCAGCCAAAAGAGATGGGATTGATCCGGGATATGGAGTTGAATTATTTTAAATAG
- a CDS encoding alpha/beta hydrolase family esterase, whose translation MRKMLISALLLLIAAIAVLFLYTYRWNIIHPNKSHSFHIDGYERSFIYHVPKHIHPNPKLVIVYHGSKLKSFMMQILTGHEFDLLADKNQDAIIVYPQGYMGNWNDGRKSSPFPAKQLNIDDVTFTKQLINYFEEQYHINTSQVYAVGFSNGGQMAFRLAASQPGLFAAYATIGSTLPAPENNLFAGHHQQAVSIILINGQQDGIVPYNGGEITLDGKSYGMAESAPVTAAYWRDAAGATEISTVQFGHTATQTNYYNKDNQKKVSFVTIKDGGHNIPNRNFRIYIPLLGYINKDVDAPLVIWDFFFKDPIYLSHGK comes from the coding sequence ATGAGAAAGATGCTAATCAGTGCTTTATTACTTTTAATTGCCGCTATAGCGGTCCTGTTCCTCTACACTTACAGATGGAACATCATCCATCCAAACAAGTCTCACAGTTTTCACATCGATGGCTATGAACGCAGCTTCATTTATCATGTACCGAAACACATCCACCCGAATCCCAAACTAGTCATCGTCTACCATGGCTCGAAACTCAAATCCTTCATGATGCAAATTTTGACCGGCCATGAATTCGATCTGCTAGCCGATAAAAATCAGGATGCTATTATCGTATATCCACAGGGGTATATGGGTAACTGGAATGATGGCAGAAAGTCATCACCTTTCCCTGCCAAGCAATTAAACATAGATGATGTTACCTTCACGAAACAGCTCATCAACTACTTCGAAGAACAATATCACATCAACACAAGCCAGGTCTACGCCGTGGGTTTCTCTAACGGGGGGCAAATGGCATTCAGGCTGGCAGCCTCCCAACCTGGTTTATTTGCAGCCTATGCCACAATAGGGTCTACACTGCCAGCTCCGGAAAACAATCTCTTTGCAGGTCATCATCAGCAAGCCGTGTCCATCATCCTCATCAATGGTCAGCAGGATGGCATCGTTCCCTACAATGGCGGGGAAATTACCCTGGATGGTAAAAGCTATGGCATGGCAGAAAGCGCCCCCGTTACAGCAGCTTATTGGCGGGATGCCGCTGGTGCTACGGAGATCTCCACTGTACAATTCGGGCACACCGCCACGCAAACAAATTACTACAACAAAGACAATCAAAAGAAAGTGAGTTTTGTCACTATCAAAGACGGCGGTCATAATATACCCAACAGGAATTTCCGCATTTACATTCCACTTCTCGGGTACATTAATAAAGATGTAGATGCACCGCTTGTGATATGGGATTTCTTCTTCAAAGATCCCATATATTTGTCTCATGGAAAATAA
- a CDS encoding sigma-70 family RNA polymerase sigma factor — MTNEIQLAFYKQISTYLQQLKVDENIVDDIRQDIFLKAHDAIDTLKDHKKIVSWLKVITYNAVVDHYRKSKRTVPVIDTNDFKNEGNEHLIKCIGLLIKTLPEEQKHVMEAIEVNGISQVEYAQQHHLPLSTVKSRVQRARKKIKETVMSSCFLRTDKFGNVTDYNPPKEIL, encoded by the coding sequence ATGACGAACGAAATCCAGCTAGCATTCTACAAGCAGATAAGCACCTACCTTCAACAATTAAAGGTAGATGAAAACATCGTGGACGACATCCGGCAGGACATCTTCCTGAAAGCCCATGATGCTATTGACACGCTCAAAGATCACAAGAAAATTGTTTCCTGGCTAAAAGTCATCACTTACAATGCCGTCGTAGATCATTACAGGAAATCTAAACGCACAGTACCTGTCATCGATACAAATGATTTTAAGAACGAAGGCAATGAACACCTGATCAAATGCATTGGATTGCTGATTAAAACGCTTCCTGAAGAACAAAAACATGTGATGGAGGCCATCGAAGTAAATGGTATCTCCCAGGTGGAATATGCCCAACAACACCATCTCCCACTCAGCACAGTGAAATCACGCGTACAGAGAGCCAGGAAGAAAATAAAGGAGACGGTGATGAGTAGCTGTTTTTTGAGAACAGATAAATTCGGTAATGTGACCGATTATAATCCTCCGAAAGAAATTCTTTAA
- a CDS encoding YcxB family protein, producing the protein MSFTHTSKISPAHYIKFLYGQYYKKPAIILIHLIALYFLSRIIQGTASIPSFEFYYVIFSIVFPNLMIFLNLKKPGVKKYVYAPMQYTFSDETILIQGVDFKTELKWSAIRKVTVMKHLLFLKTSRTNGTLFDKSLLTPEEMEFIRERVQNTISQ; encoded by the coding sequence ATGTCTTTTACGCATACGTCAAAAATATCTCCTGCACACTATATAAAATTCCTCTACGGTCAATATTATAAAAAGCCTGCCATCATTCTCATACATCTCATTGCGTTATACTTTCTTTCCCGCATTATTCAGGGTACTGCCAGTATTCCCTCATTCGAGTTTTACTATGTCATTTTCAGCATTGTCTTCCCTAACTTAATGATCTTTCTGAACCTGAAGAAACCGGGTGTTAAAAAGTATGTGTATGCACCTATGCAATATACATTTTCAGATGAGACGATACTGATTCAGGGAGTGGATTTCAAAACGGAGTTGAAATGGTCTGCCATCCGGAAGGTGACGGTGATGAAACACCTGCTTTTTTTGAAGACATCCAGAACGAATGGTACTTTGTTTGATAAAAGTTTGCTGACACCGGAAGAGATGGAATTTATCAGGGAGCGGGTACAAAATACTATTTCCCAATGA
- a CDS encoding Crp/Fnr family transcriptional regulator produces MTQFYYFQGMFDRLEAILTAQHSLSTEELQEIYSRALVRKVRRKQLLLQEGEVCMYKMFVAEGLLKTYYIKDNGSEHIMRFSPEGNWCADARSMADQTASKLNIEVMEDSVVLLWTHEVLSDLVKKIPGLQEYTNYLISQSLYSSYERILSNISATSEEKYQEFVNKYPDLINRVPLHMIASYLGVSRETLSRIRHARVKLSH; encoded by the coding sequence TTGACACAATTTTATTACTTTCAGGGTATGTTTGATCGTCTGGAAGCAATATTAACCGCTCAGCATTCCCTTAGCACTGAAGAGTTGCAGGAGATCTATTCGCGGGCACTGGTCAGGAAAGTACGCAGGAAACAATTACTGCTGCAGGAAGGGGAAGTCTGTATGTATAAGATGTTCGTAGCCGAAGGCTTGCTGAAGACATATTATATTAAAGATAACGGTTCAGAGCATATCATGCGTTTTTCCCCGGAAGGGAATTGGTGTGCAGATGCCAGGAGTATGGCGGATCAAACGGCGTCTAAATTGAATATAGAAGTGATGGAGGATAGTGTTGTTTTGTTATGGACGCATGAGGTGCTGAGCGACCTGGTGAAAAAAATACCAGGTTTACAGGAGTATACGAATTACCTGATCAGTCAGAGTTTGTATTCCAGTTATGAAAGGATCCTGAGTAATATTAGTGCGACTTCAGAAGAGAAATACCAGGAGTTTGTGAATAAGTATCCTGACTTAATTAATAGGGTGCCTTTACATATGATTGCTTCTTATTTAGGGGTATCGAGGGAGACGCTGAGCAGGATCAGGCATGCGCGGGTAAAGCTGTCTCATTGA
- a CDS encoding nuclear transport factor 2 family protein codes for MMHFTLETALQKVQKAEDAWNTKDPEKVCLAYTVDTEWRNRHEFINGRAAVKTFLQRKWERELDYKLKKELWAFMDNRIAVRFEYEWHDAQGQWYRSYGNENWEFDESGLMQRRFACINDLAIAASERKLF; via the coding sequence ATGATGCACTTTACATTAGAGACAGCTTTACAAAAGGTACAGAAAGCCGAAGACGCCTGGAATACAAAAGATCCTGAAAAAGTTTGCCTGGCTTATACAGTAGATACTGAATGGCGCAACCGGCATGAATTTATCAATGGCCGCGCAGCAGTAAAGACTTTTTTACAGCGTAAATGGGAGCGGGAACTGGACTACAAATTGAAAAAAGAACTATGGGCATTTATGGACAACCGGATTGCAGTGCGGTTTGAATATGAATGGCATGATGCGCAAGGCCAATGGTATCGCAGTTATGGTAATGAGAACTGGGAATTTGATGAGAGCGGTTTGATGCAAAGACGCTTTGCCTGTATTAATGACCTGGCGATTGCAGCTTCGGAGCGAAAACTTTTCTAA
- a CDS encoding class I SAM-dependent methyltransferase — translation MENKSAHWEHVYETKGPAEVSWTQDIPQTSLDYIKECQLSKDANIIDIGGGDSKLVDFLLEEGYRNITVLDISKAALEKAQQRLGAKAALVKWIVQDITTFSPEMTYDCWHDRAAFHFMTTPEQIRQYLSVAAAHVKKNGYAIIGTFSEQGPEKCSGLPVTRYSENALTDTLQLHFEKIKCITENHTTPFNTTQNFLFCSFRKK, via the coding sequence ATGGAAAATAAATCCGCACACTGGGAGCATGTATATGAAACCAAGGGGCCGGCAGAGGTAAGCTGGACCCAGGATATACCGCAAACTTCGCTGGACTATATTAAAGAATGCCAGCTATCCAAGGATGCTAACATCATTGATATAGGTGGTGGAGATAGCAAACTGGTCGATTTCCTGCTGGAAGAAGGCTATAGGAATATTACTGTACTTGATATATCAAAGGCGGCGCTTGAAAAAGCACAACAACGGCTGGGCGCAAAAGCAGCCCTTGTCAAATGGATCGTGCAGGATATTACCACATTTTCTCCTGAAATGACTTACGATTGCTGGCATGACAGGGCAGCCTTTCACTTTATGACAACGCCTGAACAGATCCGGCAATACCTGTCCGTTGCTGCGGCCCACGTAAAGAAAAATGGATATGCCATTATCGGTACCTTTTCAGAGCAGGGTCCGGAAAAATGTAGTGGGCTACCAGTTACCCGTTATTCAGAAAATGCGTTGACCGATACCTTACAACTACATTTTGAAAAGATAAAGTGTATAACAGAAAATCATACTACGCCGTTCAACACGACGCAAAACTTTTTATTCTGTTCATTTAGGAAAAAGTAA
- a CDS encoding AraC family transcriptional regulator, which produces MYTLVSSQTGHMAFRVSRFDEVTSLQEQKGYNYYNILLVTKGSGQLFEYTFQENALLALGLYQPFQVKGAVEGILINFHPDFFCIYKHEEEVACNGVLFNNIYAPPLMQLTASEMSALLNIVKQIEAELSRPALAQYEVVMAFLKIFLINASRMKVERQEGLVPVGNEPFILQSLKDAIERDYRKEHSPGYYAGLLNITPKALNKLSKTHFNRTLGGLIAERIMTEAKRELYMTVKPVKRIAFELGFSDEFYFSRFFKNNAEVSPVVYRETLVYRSVE; this is translated from the coding sequence ATGTATACATTAGTTAGTTCGCAAACAGGCCATATGGCTTTCAGGGTGTCGCGCTTTGATGAAGTGACGTCATTGCAGGAGCAGAAAGGTTATAATTATTATAACATCCTGTTGGTGACAAAAGGGAGTGGACAACTGTTTGAATATACTTTTCAGGAGAATGCCCTGCTGGCCCTGGGCTTGTATCAACCCTTCCAGGTGAAAGGAGCGGTGGAGGGGATTTTGATCAATTTCCATCCTGATTTCTTTTGTATTTATAAACATGAAGAAGAAGTAGCTTGCAATGGGGTATTATTTAATAATATCTATGCGCCGCCTTTAATGCAATTAACGGCTTCAGAAATGAGCGCTTTGTTGAATATTGTTAAACAGATCGAAGCGGAGCTGTCAAGGCCTGCATTGGCACAGTATGAGGTGGTAATGGCGTTCTTAAAGATCTTTCTGATCAATGCATCCAGGATGAAAGTAGAAAGGCAGGAAGGGCTGGTACCTGTGGGTAATGAGCCCTTCATTTTGCAGTCATTGAAAGATGCGATAGAGCGGGATTATAGAAAAGAGCATAGCCCGGGATACTATGCCGGCTTGTTAAATATTACCCCGAAGGCATTGAATAAATTGAGTAAAACGCATTTCAACAGAACTTTGGGTGGGTTGATTGCGGAGCGGATCATGACGGAGGCAAAGCGGGAATTGTATATGACGGTGAAGCCGGTGAAGCGCATTGCGTTTGAGCTGGGATTTAGTGATGAGTTTTATTTCAGTAGGTTTTTTAAGAATAATGCGGAGGTGTCGCCGGTGGTGTATAGGGAGACGCTGGTTTATAGAAGCGTAGAATAG
- a CDS encoding class I SAM-dependent methyltransferase — MTNEQYKTRWDERYRETDFAYGKTPNLFFKTHLDQLDKGCILMPADGEGRNGVYAAVTGWQVTSTDLSPEGKIKALQLAAEFHTTLTYVTGDLETLQFEPASFDAIGLIYAHFLPEKKSILHRQLDTYLKPGGTIIFEAFSKNHKANAQVGGPTEIAWLFSEDEIREDFSNYDILLLKEEVVGLEEGKYHMGQGTVLRFIGKKKPAL, encoded by the coding sequence ATGACAAACGAACAATACAAAACCAGGTGGGATGAGCGCTACCGCGAAACCGATTTCGCTTACGGCAAAACACCGAATCTCTTCTTCAAAACACACTTAGATCAATTAGACAAAGGCTGCATCCTCATGCCTGCAGATGGCGAAGGCAGAAATGGGGTATACGCCGCTGTTACCGGCTGGCAGGTGACATCTACCGACCTTAGTCCGGAAGGAAAAATCAAGGCATTGCAATTAGCAGCAGAATTCCACACGACGCTCACTTACGTCACGGGGGATCTCGAAACACTGCAATTCGAACCCGCATCTTTTGATGCCATTGGTTTGATCTATGCACATTTTCTTCCTGAAAAGAAATCTATTTTACACAGGCAATTAGATACCTATTTAAAACCAGGTGGTACCATTATTTTCGAAGCATTCAGTAAGAATCACAAAGCCAATGCACAGGTAGGCGGCCCTACAGAAATAGCATGGCTCTTTTCTGAGGATGAGATCAGGGAGGATTTTAGCAACTACGACATCCTGTTATTAAAAGAGGAAGTAGTTGGCCTGGAAGAAGGTAAATATCACATGGGGCAGGGAACTGTACTGAGATTTATAGGCAAAAAGAAGCCAGCCTTGTAA